In one Candidatus Planktophila versatilis genomic region, the following are encoded:
- the msrA gene encoding peptide-methionine (S)-S-oxide reductase MsrA, translating into MSDTESAYFATGCFWGAERRLWNIPGVLQTSVGYMGGARPDPSYEQVCTGVTGHAEIVEVSFDPTKVTYRRLLEEFWVMHDPTSLNRQGGDIGTQYRSAIFTTSDSQLLQAEATRDVYQAALSRKGIGEIVTEIKSAQGIPYYLAEEYHQRYLAKNPNGYDCHSSTGVPFPSQVSS; encoded by the coding sequence ATGAGCGATACCGAGAGCGCATATTTTGCAACAGGTTGTTTCTGGGGCGCCGAGCGCAGATTATGGAATATTCCTGGAGTACTACAGACAAGCGTTGGCTATATGGGTGGAGCACGTCCAGATCCTTCATATGAACAAGTGTGCACAGGAGTTACCGGCCACGCTGAAATTGTGGAAGTGAGCTTTGATCCAACGAAGGTCACATATAGACGATTACTAGAAGAGTTCTGGGTGATGCATGATCCGACGTCACTGAACCGACAAGGTGGAGATATCGGAACCCAGTATCGGAGTGCGATTTTTACAACGAGTGATTCTCAGTTGCTTCAGGCAGAGGCAACACGCGATGTGTATCAGGCAGCACTTTCCCGAAAAGGTATTGGCGAGATTGTTACCGAGATCAAGAGCGCGCAAGGCATCCCTTACTATCTCGCGGAGGAGTACCACCAGCGATATTTAGCGAAGAATCCCAATGGCTATGACTGTCATTCAAGTACGGGAGTCCCATTTCCTTCGCAAGTCTCCAGTTAA
- a CDS encoding WhiB family transcriptional regulator, with product MDWRHQSACRDEDPELFFPVGNTGPAISQIEEAKKVCNRCIVKDPCLAWALESGQDAGVWGGLSEDERRALKRRAARNRARLMDNGLS from the coding sequence ATGGACTGGAGACATCAATCTGCGTGTCGTGATGAAGATCCTGAGCTCTTCTTCCCCGTTGGAAATACTGGCCCTGCAATTAGCCAGATTGAAGAAGCGAAGAAGGTATGTAATCGCTGCATCGTAAAAGATCCATGCCTTGCTTGGGCGCTGGAATCAGGTCAAGATGCAGGTGTGTGGGGCGGACTTTCAGAAGATGAACGCCGCGCCCTTAAACGTCGCGCCGCTCGTAACCGTGCTCGCTTGATGGATAACGGTCTTTCTTAA
- a CDS encoding sensor histidine kinase: MASIEEFVKERSPLTDIHIHRLRELIADWQLLSDLSFADLILWVPLRKDFKSWPTGYVAVAHIRPTTAATLFPLDVIGDEITHGQRKYIDQALASAEIVRDTEPEPMGEFSVKEETIPVLVDGLVVAVISRHRNAELMRQPSRLELNYREIAHNLYRMITEGSFPYPDAGSLFDPAPRVGDGLIRLDVNGVVSYASPNAQSAFSRLGWVKEVEGIELGTLAQSLAQHSADAQEESIAGALTGKSLKRVEVENAGGTISFTVLPLIQGENRIGAIVLLNNVTEIRRRERELVTKDVTIREIHHRVKNNLQTVSALLRLQARRINDPNASAALNEAVRRIASIALVHETLSNTPDASVGFDQVLDSLVTHALELSPRMNELRIERTGTFGSLDPRIATPLALVITELIHNALEHGLAEEGSVLGIHVDSGNSDIQVIISDDGVGLPEGFNIAESPNLGLQIVRTLTENELSGTLSLVSDHVQTKAILVFPNTK; encoded by the coding sequence ATGGCATCGATTGAAGAATTTGTGAAAGAGCGAAGTCCGCTCACCGACATTCATATCCACCGCCTGCGAGAACTGATTGCCGATTGGCAACTTCTTTCAGATTTATCATTTGCCGATCTCATTCTCTGGGTTCCGCTGCGAAAAGATTTCAAGAGTTGGCCCACGGGATACGTTGCAGTTGCGCACATCAGACCAACAACTGCCGCAACTCTCTTTCCACTTGATGTCATCGGGGATGAAATCACCCATGGGCAGCGCAAATATATAGATCAAGCACTTGCTAGTGCTGAGATTGTCAGAGATACAGAACCAGAACCGATGGGGGAGTTCTCGGTTAAAGAGGAAACAATCCCAGTCTTAGTTGATGGCCTTGTGGTTGCAGTTATTTCGCGACATAGAAATGCCGAACTCATGCGCCAACCCAGCCGCCTTGAACTTAATTATCGCGAGATTGCACATAATTTATATCGAATGATTACGGAAGGAAGTTTTCCATATCCAGATGCAGGATCACTTTTTGACCCGGCACCGCGAGTGGGTGATGGATTAATCCGCCTTGATGTCAACGGTGTTGTCTCCTATGCAAGTCCGAATGCACAATCAGCATTTAGCCGCTTAGGGTGGGTGAAGGAAGTTGAAGGCATTGAGCTTGGAACTCTTGCACAATCACTTGCGCAACACAGTGCTGATGCCCAAGAAGAGAGTATCGCTGGGGCACTTACAGGTAAATCACTGAAACGAGTTGAAGTTGAAAATGCGGGTGGAACTATCTCATTTACCGTCCTGCCACTAATTCAAGGTGAAAACCGGATTGGTGCAATCGTTTTACTTAATAACGTCACTGAGATTCGCAGACGCGAGCGAGAGTTAGTTACCAAGGATGTGACTATTCGCGAGATTCATCACCGAGTAAAGAATAATTTGCAGACTGTTTCAGCTCTGCTTAGGTTGCAGGCCCGCCGCATCAATGATCCCAACGCGAGTGCGGCACTTAACGAGGCGGTTCGTCGTATTGCCTCCATTGCCTTGGTACATGAAACTCTTTCCAATACCCCCGATGCATCAGTGGGATTTGATCAGGTGCTAGATAGCCTGGTCACACATGCGCTAGAGCTGAGCCCTCGAATGAATGAATTGCGTATCGAGCGAACCGGCACCTTTGGTTCACTTGACCCACGAATTGCAACACCGCTAGCCCTAGTCATTACCGAACTCATTCATAACGCCCTCGAACACGGATTAGCTGAGGAGGGTTCAGTGCTCGGAATTCATGTTGATTCAGGGAATTCAGATATTCAAGTGATCATTTCAGATGATGGTGTGGGCTTACCTGAAGGATTTAATATCGCTGAGTCCCCAAACCTTGGTCTGCAAATTGTGCGCACACTGACCGAAAATGAACTCAGCGGCACGCTCTCATTGGTCTCTGATCACGTACAGACGAAAGCGATATTGGTTTTTCCCAATACTAAGTAA
- a CDS encoding DUF6912 family protein: MRAYIGVTASEIQEFLQSGEFDVSDAYAATPTFISSNSDLDEEEVEYTLSLIAAEDAVELLGSAVGTACVLALEVPESNIEAEHELSISLSAPLLWDYVQCCFEVSADGQELTWFATQEIASNLATWLS, encoded by the coding sequence ATGCGTGCATACATTGGTGTTACCGCCTCTGAAATTCAAGAATTTCTCCAATCAGGAGAGTTCGATGTCAGCGATGCCTATGCAGCTACCCCCACATTCATATCTAGCAATAGCGATCTCGATGAAGAAGAAGTCGAATACACCCTTTCACTGATTGCAGCTGAAGATGCAGTGGAGCTACTTGGTTCTGCTGTTGGTACTGCCTGTGTGTTAGCTCTGGAAGTTCCTGAATCAAACATTGAAGCAGAGCATGAACTCTCAATCTCACTTTCTGCACCTCTGCTGTGGGATTACGTGCAATGCTGTTTTGAAGTTTCAGCTGATGGTCAGGAACTGACCTGGTTTGCCACACAAGAGATTGCCAGCAATTTGGCAACGTGGCTTTCGTAA